A genome region from Tolypothrix sp. PCC 7712 includes the following:
- a CDS encoding cation:proton antiporter, with translation MNQLLNLLFASSALPAKGLIKPLGHHELLLVLLELALLLLVARGLGEFMRRIKLPPVVGELLAGVLLGPSVFGWILPNLQHHIFPKSQAQSDLLSVVSWLGVLFLLIVTGLETDLNLIVRKGKTALLISLGGIIIPFATGLGLGWFLPESFLANPEQRLIFSLFIATAMSISAVPVIAKVLMDLKLIRRDIGQVTLAAGMTDDTLGWILLSVVSGLATSGKFDFPTVFRSIGGAVLFLAIAFTIGRSLMAWALRWVDDYIGGATASLSALLVLALSAAAFTHTLGIEAALGAFVTGILAGQSPRFSREAGLTLELITAGFLAPIFFATAGLKVDLVQLLVPQTFVVGLVVLAIACVGKFSGAYLGSRVGGLSHWEAIAMGSGMNARGAMEIIVATIGVSLGVLNPQMYSIIVMVAIVTSLMAPPLLRWSLSKVSIGEEEAQRLEQEELASRSFIKRIRRILIPTQGGPNVRLAAQLVNHLAHQNSLEVTALYAKSDQQPLRKSVKAVATAVKDNTAENAIAIVANEMNLPSGSLIQTKVESGQNKADVILKEANKGYDLIVLGATGNQRSRGSVFNLLVDRVVQESPCATMVVKSNLSTNEPTGYHKLAHILVPTSGNEYSLHAVEVASTIAAQTGATVTLVNVVNRTQREYVLFEEQTIDSITDIAKQIVQQQAEVGRGFGAEVKTAILAGIPEFEILKYAHTKQVDLIVLGSSIQTITGRVFFGHRVDAILNKARCPVAVITVRSN, from the coding sequence ATGAATCAACTGCTAAACTTGTTATTCGCCTCTAGTGCATTACCAGCAAAAGGTTTAATTAAACCTCTTGGTCATCATGAGTTGCTATTAGTGTTGCTGGAATTAGCTTTACTACTGCTAGTGGCTAGAGGTTTGGGCGAATTTATGCGTCGGATTAAGTTACCACCAGTGGTAGGCGAATTACTCGCTGGGGTACTATTAGGCCCATCAGTATTCGGTTGGATTCTGCCAAATTTACAGCATCATATTTTTCCTAAAAGTCAGGCGCAGTCTGATTTGCTTTCGGTTGTTTCTTGGTTAGGTGTGCTGTTCTTACTAATTGTCACAGGATTAGAAACCGACCTTAACTTAATTGTTCGCAAAGGCAAAACAGCATTACTAATTTCCTTGGGGGGGATTATTATTCCCTTTGCAACTGGATTGGGATTAGGTTGGTTTCTCCCAGAAAGCTTTTTAGCAAATCCTGAGCAAAGGTTAATTTTTAGTTTGTTTATTGCTACGGCGATGAGTATTTCTGCTGTACCAGTCATTGCTAAGGTATTAATGGACTTAAAGCTAATTCGCCGGGATATTGGTCAGGTGACTCTAGCTGCGGGAATGACTGATGATACCTTAGGCTGGATTTTGCTTTCGGTAGTTTCTGGTTTAGCAACCAGTGGGAAATTTGATTTTCCTACAGTATTTAGGTCAATTGGTGGTGCAGTACTATTTTTAGCGATCGCTTTTACTATAGGGCGATCGCTCATGGCTTGGGCGCTACGCTGGGTAGATGATTATATTGGTGGCGCTACAGCTAGTTTGTCTGCTTTGTTGGTGTTGGCGTTAAGTGCAGCCGCTTTTACCCACACCTTAGGAATTGAAGCCGCATTAGGAGCATTTGTCACCGGAATTTTAGCAGGACAATCACCCCGTTTTAGTCGTGAGGCGGGTTTAACTCTGGAATTAATCACGGCTGGGTTTCTCGCGCCGATTTTCTTTGCTACAGCAGGATTAAAGGTAGATTTAGTACAATTATTGGTTCCGCAAACCTTTGTAGTGGGTTTGGTGGTGTTAGCGATCGCTTGTGTTGGTAAATTTAGTGGTGCTTATCTCGGTTCGCGTGTCGGTGGATTAAGCCACTGGGAAGCGATCGCAATGGGATCGGGAATGAATGCGAGAGGCGCGATGGAGATTATCGTCGCTACCATTGGGGTTTCCTTGGGCGTACTGAATCCGCAGATGTATTCCATTATCGTTATGGTGGCGATCGTTACCTCATTGATGGCTCCGCCTTTGCTACGTTGGTCACTTTCCAAAGTCTCCATCGGTGAAGAAGAAGCCCAACGCTTAGAGCAAGAAGAACTCGCTAGCCGCAGCTTTATCAAGCGCATTCGTCGGATATTAATACCCACTCAAGGCGGGCCGAATGTCAGATTAGCGGCTCAGTTAGTCAACCATTTAGCACATCAAAATTCTTTGGAAGTGACAGCTTTATACGCTAAAAGCGATCAACAGCCTCTACGTAAATCAGTAAAAGCTGTCGCAACTGCTGTTAAAGATAATACAGCAGAAAATGCTATTGCTATCGTAGCTAACGAGATGAATCTTCCTAGTGGTTCACTAATTCAGACCAAAGTTGAATCAGGACAAAACAAAGCGGATGTGATTTTAAAAGAAGCCAATAAAGGCTATGACTTGATTGTTTTAGGTGCAACCGGAAATCAACGTTCTCGTGGTTCTGTATTCAACTTGTTAGTTGATCGAGTAGTGCAGGAATCTCCTTGCGCCACAATGGTAGTGAAGTCAAATTTATCGACAAATGAGCCAACTGGTTATCATAAACTCGCTCATATTTTAGTACCCACTAGCGGGAATGAATACAGCCTACACGCTGTGGAAGTGGCGAGTACAATTGCTGCTCAAACTGGAGCAACTGTAACTTTAGTCAATGTCGTCAACCGAACTCAGCGCGAATATGTTTTATTTGAGGAGCAGACAATTGATTCTATTACAGACATTGCTAAACAGATTGTGCAGCAGCAAGCTGAGGTGGGGCGAGGATTTGGTGCTGAGGTAAAAACAGCAATTTTGGCTGGTATTCCAGAGTTTGAAATTCTTAAATATGCTCATACTAAGCAAGTAGATTTAATTGTTTTAGGTAGCAGTATTCAAACAATCACAGGTCGAGTATTCTTTGGTCATCGGGTTGATGCTATTCTCAATAAAGCACGGTGTCCGGTGGCTGTAATTACTGTGCGTAGTAACTAA
- a CDS encoding CAAD domain-containing protein: METQEQPIEVANSNSAEGAIALTGADNQNLPKLPPAKNSNSELQEILSNVSDFLANLPEYLGSFYQQYQQPLVTIILILSAIVTLKVVLAILSAVNSIPLIAPTFELIGIGYTGWLTFRYLLKANTRQELVGEINQFKAQILGK; the protein is encoded by the coding sequence ATGGAAACCCAAGAACAGCCAATTGAAGTAGCCAATTCTAACTCAGCAGAAGGGGCAATAGCTCTTACAGGGGCAGACAATCAAAACTTACCAAAGCTACCACCTGCTAAAAATTCTAATTCAGAATTGCAGGAAATTTTGAGCAATGTTTCTGATTTTTTGGCAAATTTGCCAGAATATTTAGGCAGCTTTTATCAGCAATACCAGCAGCCTTTGGTGACCATCATTTTAATTTTGTCAGCGATTGTCACACTCAAAGTAGTATTAGCAATCCTGTCTGCAGTCAATAGTATTCCTTTAATAGCACCAACTTTTGAGTTGATTGGAATTGGTTATACAGGTTGGTTAACCTTCCGTTATCTACTCAAAGCCAACACTCGACAAGAATTAGTTGGAGAAATTAACCAGTTTAAAGCACAGATTTTGGGTAAATAA
- a CDS encoding BON domain-containing protein gives MKKLTPFLIGSLLIFGAVACDNGAKTSESAPANPNEAVQAPSAKATEAAQQDAQSETRRRQLNSDIRAREQRNNTTGGDAERATGDLASEVRSKLEANIPNGALTVEAAKDGTVTVGGTVNNQQQLAKIEPLSKEIKGVTKVVVKAAVAPPKQQ, from the coding sequence ATGAAAAAGCTAACACCGTTCTTAATTGGCAGTCTTCTAATTTTTGGTGCTGTTGCTTGTGATAATGGTGCTAAAACTAGTGAATCTGCTCCCGCCAATCCTAACGAAGCTGTACAAGCACCTAGCGCCAAAGCCACAGAAGCAGCGCAACAAGATGCTCAAAGCGAAACTCGCCGCAGACAATTAAACTCTGATATTCGCGCCCGTGAACAACGCAATAACACCACTGGCGGCGATGCAGAAAGAGCTACAGGCGACCTAGCCAGTGAAGTTCGCTCTAAATTAGAGGCTAACATCCCCAATGGTGCTTTAACAGTTGAAGCAGCAAAAGATGGTACTGTGACTGTTGGCGGAACTGTTAACAATCAGCAACAGTTAGCTAAGATTGAACCTTTGTCAAAAGAAATTAAAGGTGTCACAAAAGTAGTAGTTAAAGCCGCAGTTGCTCCACCTAAGCAACAATAA
- a CDS encoding pentapeptide repeat-containing protein, which produces MKSQLLATTVFLTIISHTTSAQAANSEHIRQLLASKQCQNCDLTNAGLVLADLTGANLSGANLAGANLSRANLTGADLRGANLSGAGLFGVNLSGARLAGANLAGADLRNSYLANAELTGVNLNSTYLQGAVGIPAQIATPEEFYAWGVAEGQKGNVRQAIDYFNQAIVVKDDYAGAYLARGIARYQILDRKGAFQDAQLAEKLFTSQQNSSGIQTSQAFIKELQTPPDGKVSVGKPSFFDFIGSLGSVLLQFFPF; this is translated from the coding sequence ATGAAAAGCCAACTTCTAGCCACAACAGTATTCTTAACTATAATCAGCCACACAACAAGCGCCCAAGCTGCAAATTCTGAACATATTAGACAATTATTGGCAAGTAAACAATGTCAGAATTGTGACCTCACAAATGCGGGTTTGGTATTAGCTGACTTAACAGGAGCCAATTTAAGCGGTGCTAATCTTGCCGGTGCTAACCTCAGCCGTGCAAACTTAACCGGTGCTGATTTAAGAGGAGCCAATTTAAGTGGTGCTGGTTTATTTGGTGTAAACCTGAGTGGCGCTAGACTAGCGGGAGCAAATTTAGCAGGTGCAGATTTAAGAAATAGCTATTTAGCAAATGCAGAATTAACTGGAGTCAATCTTAATAGTACTTACCTGCAAGGTGCTGTGGGGATACCAGCGCAAATTGCCACACCAGAAGAATTTTATGCTTGGGGTGTAGCCGAAGGACAAAAAGGCAATGTCCGTCAAGCCATTGATTATTTTAACCAAGCGATCGTCGTCAAAGACGACTACGCAGGCGCATACTTAGCACGTGGTATTGCCCGTTACCAAATACTAGACCGCAAAGGCGCATTTCAAGATGCTCAACTAGCCGAAAAGCTGTTTACATCTCAGCAAAATAGTTCTGGAATCCAAACATCCCAAGCTTTTATTAAAGAACTGCAAACGCCCCCAGATGGTAAAGTCAGCGTCGGTAAACCCAGCTTTTTTGACTTTATTGGTAGTCTTGGCTCAGTTTTGCTGCAATTCTTCCCGTTTTAA
- a CDS encoding Ig-like domain-containing protein yields MILFIGNFHGYTVAQTQPLQKPREVTAIAFSPDGNTVATGVSDSQIALLDTKTGNLMKNLPGHFGAPVSGAVFSPDGKILRTVGKDTVVRFWNLITGEESEILEGPEHPPRTLAMSPDGQTLFTSGEDPKIFQWNVNTNKLTKVLEGHRNFVNTLAVSPDGKTLASGDTGGTVIFWNLTTGQKLQTLASHADAVTGLAFSPDGANLASVSQDRTVRLWNVANAREIQVFRDATKPLKTIAFSRNGQSLVAGGDENTIFVWNAKNGGLRLRLSTVDAVTGVAISPDGTSFASGSRNGDVDWWNLNSGVRERTVKLNNLLPIRPKQVANPSNRNKVLKSPQKPLTSTREGRIQTPKATLMAAIPSPPGGPILIVTSAANPFSNYYAEILRTEGLNLFNVSDISSVSSSTLANYDVVILSEMPLTSAQATMFTNWVTSGGNLIAMHPDKQLAGLLGLTDAASTLANAYLLVNNSTSAGKGIVNQTMQFHGTADRYTLNGADSIATLYSNATTSTSNPAVTLHSVGSNGGQAAAFTYDLARSIVLTRQGNPAWAEQERDGFSPIRSDDLFFGNKSGDPQADWVDLNKVAIPQADEQQRLLANLILQMNLPKKPLPRFWYFPHGKKAVVLMSGDDHANGGTASRFDQFKSLSPAGCSVDDWQCIRGTSYIYSNSPLTNVQANQYVNIDGGFEVALHINTNCADYTASSLPIAYTQQLSSFTSKYTSIESPKTQRHHCLVWSDWFSTPQIELNNGIRLDTTYYYWPPTWITDRPGFFTGSGMPMRFVNQDGAMIDVFGAPTQLTDESGQSYPYTIDTLLDRAIGTEGYYGVFNVNAHTDFANSSVSDAVVSSSLARSIPIVSAKQVLTWLDGRNSSSFSSLAWNNNNLSFTITKGSNTNGLQAMLPMLSGNLTLGNITLNGNNNVSYTTSIIKGVEYAFFPGNSGSYVATYTSDNIAPTVSSTTPSSNATNVSTVASITATFSKSIDSTTINATNFELRNSSNTLIPATVTYNTTNRTATLTPSNALATATTYTATIKGGATGVKDVIGNALATSYSWSFATSANQTPQSIWNNSATPANPSFSDSNAVELGVKFRSNVNGYITGVRFYKGVGNTGTHTGTLWSSNGQQLATATFTNETTSGWQTVNFTNPVQITANTVYVASYYAPAGNYAVDLGYFANSGISNGPLYLLRDGESGSNGIYKYSGGFPDSSFQSANYWVDILFIPSIATDTTPPTVSSTTPSNNATGVSNSTTITATFSEDINFSTINTANFELRNSSNTLVTATVTYSATNRTATLVPSSNLAISTTYTAKIKGGASGIKDLAGNALTVDYTWSFTTVGDTTPPTVSSTTPSNNATGVSTSPIITATFSEAINSSTINTTNFELRNSSNTVESATVAYNSSNLTATLTPSAALANSTTYTARIKGGASGIKDLAGNALTTDYTWSFTTVGDTTPPTVSSTTPSNNATGVSTSPSITTTFSEAINSTTINSTNFELRNSSNTLVTTTVTYNATNRTATLVPSSALANSTTYTVRIKGGTTGVKDLAGNALTADYTWSFTTVGDTTAPTVTAITPSNNAFGVSIFTSVTVTFSEPINSTTINSTNFELRNLLNIGVLATVTYNETNRTATLKPILPLLSLSTSTVTVKGGSTGVKDLAGNALASNYTWKFTTGLL; encoded by the coding sequence GTGATATTGTTTATAGGGAATTTTCATGGATATACAGTAGCGCAAACACAGCCATTACAAAAACCCAGAGAAGTAACAGCGATCGCATTTAGTCCAGATGGAAATACAGTAGCGACTGGGGTCAGCGACAGTCAGATTGCTTTGCTGGACACAAAAACAGGCAATCTGATGAAGAATTTACCAGGACACTTTGGTGCACCTGTAAGTGGCGCAGTCTTCAGTCCAGATGGCAAAATCTTGAGGACAGTTGGTAAAGACACTGTCGTGAGATTTTGGAACCTCATTACAGGTGAAGAAAGTGAGATATTGGAAGGCCCAGAGCACCCTCCGAGAACACTTGCAATGAGTCCTGATGGTCAGACTTTATTTACTAGTGGTGAAGATCCAAAGATTTTTCAATGGAATGTAAATACTAACAAACTCACCAAGGTTCTAGAAGGACACAGAAATTTTGTCAACACTCTGGCCGTTAGTCCAGATGGCAAGACTTTAGCGAGTGGAGACACAGGCGGTACCGTCATCTTTTGGAACTTAACTACAGGTCAAAAACTTCAAACCTTAGCTAGTCATGCAGATGCAGTTACAGGATTAGCCTTTAGTCCAGATGGTGCGAACCTAGCTAGTGTCAGTCAGGATCGTACAGTTCGACTTTGGAATGTGGCTAATGCTAGAGAAATACAAGTTTTTCGTGATGCTACTAAACCTCTCAAGACGATTGCTTTCAGTCGCAATGGGCAAAGTTTAGTAGCAGGTGGTGATGAAAACACAATTTTTGTGTGGAATGCCAAAAATGGTGGGCTACGCTTACGCCTAAGTACAGTTGATGCTGTTACAGGAGTTGCTATCAGCCCAGATGGAACAAGCTTTGCTAGTGGTAGCCGCAATGGAGATGTAGATTGGTGGAATTTGAATAGTGGTGTACGTGAAAGGACAGTAAAGTTAAACAACTTATTACCTATTCGTCCTAAGCAAGTAGCAAACCCATCGAATCGCAACAAAGTTCTCAAATCCCCGCAAAAACCTCTGACATCTACAAGGGAAGGAAGGATTCAAACTCCTAAAGCCACGCTGATGGCAGCAATTCCATCGCCACCAGGCGGGCCAATTCTCATAGTTACATCTGCTGCTAATCCCTTTAGCAACTATTACGCCGAGATTCTCCGCACCGAAGGGCTGAACCTGTTCAATGTCAGTGACATCTCATCAGTTTCATCGTCAACATTGGCTAACTATGATGTTGTCATCCTCAGTGAAATGCCCCTGACATCGGCTCAGGCAACAATGTTCACTAACTGGGTGACAAGTGGGGGAAATCTAATTGCTATGCATCCTGACAAACAACTAGCAGGATTGTTGGGGCTAACGGATGCTGCATCCACACTGGCAAATGCTTATTTGCTAGTTAATAACTCCACTTCTGCTGGCAAAGGCATTGTCAATCAGACTATGCAGTTTCATGGAACTGCTGACCGCTATACCCTGAATGGTGCTGACAGTATAGCGACACTTTACTCTAATGCCACAACATCAACCTCTAATCCTGCGGTTACCCTCCATAGTGTTGGTAGTAATGGAGGACAAGCTGCTGCATTTACTTACGACTTAGCTCGTTCTATTGTCCTCACTCGTCAAGGTAATCCAGCATGGGCTGAACAAGAACGAGATGGATTCTCACCTATTCGCTCTGATGACTTATTTTTCGGAAATAAGAGTGGTGATCCTCAAGCTGATTGGGTAGACCTCAACAAGGTTGCTATTCCCCAGGCTGATGAACAACAACGCTTGCTGGCAAACTTAATTCTGCAAATGAACTTGCCAAAAAAACCCCTACCCCGTTTCTGGTATTTCCCTCATGGTAAAAAGGCAGTTGTGCTGATGAGTGGTGACGACCATGCAAATGGAGGTACTGCTAGCAGGTTTGACCAATTTAAATCCCTCAGTCCAGCTGGTTGTTCCGTTGATGATTGGCAGTGTATCCGGGGTACTTCATACATCTATTCCAACTCACCCCTAACTAATGTCCAAGCCAATCAATATGTAAATATTGATGGGGGCTTTGAAGTTGCTTTACACATAAATACAAACTGTGCGGATTACACAGCTAGCTCATTACCTATCGCCTATACACAGCAACTAAGCAGCTTTACTAGTAAGTACACCAGCATTGAATCCCCTAAAACCCAACGTCATCACTGCTTGGTGTGGAGTGATTGGTTCAGTACACCACAAATTGAATTGAATAATGGCATTAGATTAGATACTACTTACTACTATTGGCCACCTACTTGGATTACAGACCGTCCTGGTTTCTTTACTGGTTCTGGTATGCCTATGCGCTTTGTTAACCAAGACGGCGCAATGATTGATGTGTTTGGCGCACCTACCCAATTAACAGATGAATCTGGACAATCCTACCCTTACACTATCGATACCCTACTTGATCGCGCGATCGGTACAGAGGGGTATTATGGTGTATTCAACGTTAACGCCCATACTGATTTTGCTAACTCATCAGTTTCTGATGCTGTAGTTAGTTCATCGCTAGCCCGTAGTATACCAATTGTCTCTGCCAAACAAGTTCTAACTTGGCTCGATGGTCGCAACAGTTCGTCTTTTAGCTCCTTGGCATGGAACAATAACAATCTGAGTTTTACAATCACCAAGGGCAGTAATACCAATGGTTTGCAGGCAATGCTGCCAATGCTCTCTGGTAATTTAACACTCGGCAATATTACGCTCAATGGTAATAATAATGTTAGCTATACTACCTCTATAATTAAAGGGGTTGAGTATGCTTTTTTCCCAGGAAATAGCGGTTCCTACGTTGCTACATACACCTCTGATAACATTGCTCCAACGGTCAGTTCCACAACTCCCAGCAGCAATGCAACAAATGTAAGTACTGTTGCCAGCATTACAGCCACCTTCAGCAAGTCCATAGACTCAACAACAATTAATGCAACTAATTTTGAGTTGCGTAATTCCAGCAATACACTGATACCTGCAACAGTTACCTATAACACCACTAATCGCACAGCCACACTTACGCCCAGTAACGCTTTAGCAACTGCTACTACCTACACTGCAACAATTAAAGGTGGAGCTACTGGTGTTAAAGATGTGATAGGTAATGCCTTGGCAACAAGCTACAGCTGGTCATTCGCCACTTCAGCAAACCAAACTCCTCAGAGTATTTGGAACAATTCCGCAACTCCAGCAAACCCATCATTCTCAGACAGCAATGCTGTAGAGTTAGGAGTCAAATTTCGCTCGAATGTTAATGGCTACATCACTGGCGTACGCTTTTACAAAGGTGTTGGCAATACAGGCACCCATACTGGTACCCTGTGGAGCAGTAATGGTCAGCAGTTAGCTACAGCAACCTTCACCAATGAAACTACCTCTGGTTGGCAAACAGTAAACTTTACTAATCCAGTGCAGATTACTGCTAATACCGTCTACGTAGCTTCTTACTATGCTCCTGCTGGGAACTATGCTGTAGATTTAGGATACTTTGCTAACTCTGGAATTAGTAACGGCCCACTATACCTGCTACGCGATGGCGAAAGTGGCAGTAACGGTATCTACAAATATAGTGGCGGTTTCCCAGATTCTAGTTTCCAGTCAGCTAACTATTGGGTTGACATTCTGTTTATTCCCAGCATAGCGACGGATACCACCCCACCAACAGTAAGCTCCACAACCCCCAGCAATAATGCAACTGGTGTGAGCAATTCCACAACCATTACAGCTACCTTCAGCGAGGACATCAACTTCAGCACAATTAATACAGCTAACTTTGAGTTGCGGAATTCCAGTAATACACTTGTAACTGCTACTGTGACTTACAGCGCCACTAATCGCACAGCGACACTGGTACCTAGCAGTAATTTAGCAATTTCTACTACTTACACAGCTAAGATTAAAGGTGGTGCCAGTGGGATCAAAGACTTGGCAGGTAACGCCTTGACAGTGGACTACACTTGGTCGTTCACAACTGTAGGGGACACTACTCCACCAACAGTGAGTTCCACTACTCCCAGCAACAATGCAACTGGTGTTAGCACTTCCCCAATCATTACAGCTACCTTCAGCGAGGCAATTAACTCCAGCACAATCAATACAACTAACTTTGAGTTACGGAATTCCAGTAATACAGTTGAATCTGCTACAGTGGCTTACAACAGTAGCAATTTGACTGCAACACTTACACCTAGTGCTGCTTTAGCAAATTCCACTACTTACACAGCTAGGATTAAAGGTGGAGCCAGTGGGATCAAAGACTTGGCAGGTAACGCCTTAACAACAGACTACACATGGTCGTTCACAACTGTAGGGGATACTACGCCACCAACAGTCAGTTCTACTACTCCCAGCAACAATGCAACTGGTGTCAGCACTTCCCCAAGTATTACAACTACCTTCAGCGAGGCAATTAACTCCACAACGATTAATAGCACCAACTTTGAGTTACGGAATTCAAGTAATACACTTGTAACTACTACAGTGACTTACAATGCCACTAATCGTACAGCAACACTGGTACCTAGTAGTGCTTTAGCAAATTCGACTACTTATACTGTCAGGATTAAAGGCGGAACCACTGGTGTCAAAGACTTGGCAGGTAATGCTTTGACTGCGGACTACACCTGGTCATTTACGACTGTGGGAGATACTACAGCTCCAACTGTAACCGCTATTACTCCTAGTAACAATGCATTTGGTGTTAGCATTTTTACTAGTGTTACAGTAACCTTCAGTGAGCCGATCAACTCAACAACGATTAATAGCACTAACTTTGAGTTGCGTAATTTACTTAACATAGGTGTACTGGCTACAGTCACTTATAATGAGACTAATCGCACGGCAACACTTAAACCCATTCTTCCTTTACTGAGTTTGTCTACTTCTACAGTCACGGTCAAAGGCGGAAGCACTGGTGTCAAGGACTTAGCGGGCAATGCTCTTGCATCTAACTATACTTGGAAATTTACTACTGGTTTATTGTAG